A window of Pirellula sp. SH-Sr6A contains these coding sequences:
- a CDS encoding NADP-dependent isocitrate dehydrogenase yields the protein MATPITVAHGDGIGPEIMAATLQIIQEAGAQLDIQTIEIGEKQYLKGNLAGIEPNAFQSLRETKVFLKAPITTPQGGGFKSLNVTTRKAFGLYANVRPCLSYAPFVETKHPKMDVVIVRENEEDLYAGIEHRHTIDVMQCLKLISRPGSEKIVRYAFEYARAYGRKKVTCFTKDNIMKLTDGLFHKIFDEIAAEYPDIENEHWIVDIGAAKLADTPEVFDVVVMPNLYGDILSDVAAQIAGSVGLAGSANIGDGCAMFEAIHGSAPRRAGQNLANPSGLFLGAVQMLVHIGQASVAELAHNAWLKTIEDGIHTYDIFDDKVSKQKVGTKEFAQAVVDRIGKKPEVLKAVDYSKAPSKPLTSRPPYVRSQEKRELVGADVFCAFTGKPDELAAKLKPCEADGLVLEMLSNRGMKVWPGGMEETFLVDVYRCRFQIPEGTPGAVEHKAITALMDRILKAGVEFVKMEGLFNFDGKPGFSRGQGQ from the coding sequence ATGGCAACACCAATTACAGTCGCGCACGGTGATGGAATCGGTCCCGAGATCATGGCGGCGACCCTGCAAATAATCCAAGAGGCGGGAGCACAGCTCGATATCCAAACGATCGAGATCGGTGAAAAGCAATACCTCAAAGGTAACTTGGCGGGGATCGAGCCCAACGCGTTTCAAAGTTTGCGAGAGACCAAGGTTTTCTTGAAGGCTCCGATCACGACGCCGCAGGGTGGCGGGTTCAAGTCGTTGAACGTGACGACGCGCAAGGCATTCGGGCTTTATGCCAACGTCCGTCCTTGCTTGAGCTACGCACCGTTTGTCGAGACCAAGCATCCGAAGATGGATGTTGTCATCGTCCGGGAAAACGAAGAGGACTTGTACGCGGGGATCGAGCACCGTCATACGATCGACGTTATGCAGTGTCTGAAGCTCATAAGCCGACCTGGCTCCGAGAAGATCGTTCGCTATGCGTTCGAGTACGCGCGGGCTTACGGTCGCAAAAAGGTGACTTGCTTCACCAAAGACAACATCATGAAGCTGACCGACGGTCTCTTTCATAAGATCTTTGACGAGATCGCGGCGGAGTATCCCGACATCGAGAACGAGCATTGGATCGTCGACATCGGTGCCGCCAAGCTGGCCGATACACCGGAAGTTTTCGACGTGGTCGTCATGCCGAACTTGTACGGCGATATTCTCTCGGACGTCGCGGCCCAGATTGCAGGTTCGGTTGGATTGGCAGGTAGTGCGAACATTGGCGACGGTTGTGCGATGTTCGAAGCGATCCACGGTTCGGCACCTCGCCGCGCCGGTCAGAATTTGGCCAACCCCTCCGGACTTTTCTTAGGCGCGGTTCAGATGCTCGTCCACATCGGGCAAGCGTCGGTAGCCGAGTTGGCTCACAACGCGTGGCTCAAGACGATCGAAGACGGCATCCATACGTATGACATCTTCGACGACAAGGTTTCCAAGCAAAAGGTTGGAACCAAGGAGTTTGCCCAAGCGGTCGTGGACCGAATTGGCAAGAAACCAGAAGTCCTCAAGGCGGTCGACTATTCGAAGGCACCTTCGAAGCCACTGACCAGCCGACCACCCTATGTGCGATCGCAAGAGAAGCGAGAACTGGTCGGTGCGGACGTGTTCTGCGCGTTCACGGGCAAGCCCGATGAGCTTGCGGCCAAGCTGAAGCCTTGCGAGGCGGACGGGTTGGTTCTCGAGATGCTCAGCAACCGCGGAATGAAGGTATGGCCAGGCGGAATGGAAGAGACATTCCTCGTCGACGTCTACCGATGCCGATTCCAAATTCCAGAAGGGACTCCGGGAGCGGTCGAGCACAAAGCCATCACTGCTTTGATGGATCGCATTCTCAAAGCGGGCGTCGAGTTCGTGAAGATGGAAGGTCTTTTCAATTTCGACGGCAAGCCTGGATTCTCCAGAGGCCAAGGACAATAA
- the ruvB gene encoding Holliday junction branch migration DNA helicase RuvB — translation MSPDEDYDSESEGLDDNGIGLGVSGQGNVPASDNDTILRPKRIADMVGQTEVMDVLHIAIDAAKKRGEQLGHILFDGPPGLGKTTFATCIPREMGVHVEMTTGPSLKAPKELIPYLTNLERGSVLFIDEIHRLPKPVEEFLYTAMEDFRIDIVVGEGVNARTLNLALQPFTLIGATTRAGMLSGPLRDRFHIRQHLGYYDVEDLVEILMRNAKKLRVELRPDAAEEIARRARGTPRIANNRFLWVRDYAMSKSDGVVTKGVTGKALEMMGIDGIGLDRQDRRYLETLIRVFHGGPAGVEALGHTMSVSSDTLEDEVEPFLLRSELIIRTQRGRCATPRAFAMFK, via the coding sequence ATGTCGCCAGACGAAGACTACGATTCGGAGTCGGAGGGGCTCGACGATAACGGCATCGGGTTGGGCGTTTCGGGGCAGGGTAATGTTCCGGCGTCCGACAACGATACGATTCTGCGTCCCAAACGCATTGCGGACATGGTCGGGCAGACCGAAGTCATGGATGTCCTGCATATTGCGATCGATGCCGCGAAGAAACGCGGTGAGCAGTTGGGACATATTCTTTTTGATGGCCCTCCGGGGCTGGGCAAGACCACGTTTGCGACATGCATCCCTCGCGAGATGGGGGTTCATGTGGAAATGACGACCGGGCCGAGTCTCAAGGCGCCGAAGGAACTGATTCCCTACCTCACGAATTTGGAGCGAGGTTCCGTCCTCTTCATCGACGAGATCCATCGTTTGCCCAAGCCCGTGGAGGAGTTCCTCTACACAGCCATGGAGGACTTTCGCATCGACATCGTCGTGGGAGAAGGGGTCAATGCGAGAACGTTGAATTTGGCGTTGCAGCCGTTTACTTTGATCGGTGCGACGACGCGGGCCGGGATGCTTAGCGGACCGCTTCGGGATCGCTTTCATATTCGGCAGCATCTCGGTTACTACGACGTCGAAGATTTAGTCGAGATCTTGATGCGCAACGCCAAGAAGCTTCGAGTCGAGCTGCGGCCGGACGCGGCGGAAGAGATCGCGCGCCGAGCGCGGGGTACTCCCCGCATTGCGAACAATCGCTTCCTGTGGGTACGGGATTACGCCATGAGCAAATCCGATGGAGTCGTCACCAAGGGTGTGACAGGCAAAGCGTTGGAGATGATGGGGATCGACGGGATCGGGTTGGATCGGCAGGATCGCCGGTATCTAGAGACCTTGATTCGCGTGTTCCATGGCGGTCCGGCGGGTGTTGAGGCGTTGGGGCATACGATGAGCGTGTCGTCCGATACGCTCGAGGATGAAGTCGAGCCGTTTCTTTTGCGGAGCGAGCTCATTATTCGAACGCAGCGTGGTCGATGCGCGACACCTCGCGCCTTTGCGATGTTCAAGTAA